A genomic region of Bombus fervidus isolate BK054 chromosome 17, iyBomFerv1, whole genome shotgun sequence contains the following coding sequences:
- the Ush gene encoding zinc finger protein ush isoform X1, translating to MSILLWRQRRGSHLRAETTLSLTREDEEWSDSEKTPSVSSGVEGGGSAVSSPIAPVVEEESSLPPPPRLNPPSSSVAIANSAAEDIRLRLSVLPEDARKRLASLTEDIEVARSLRDRHVTPRSNQTRESSPKDTDEESNLVMVKEEDCQPRSSSSSSSSTRRRESMCRRDSEDSSRRSNTDDPPTEKKLKLDDEAAPRLRLNPSLATDPALRPAAVVALTVKPENTSPPNPVPPLPAGLQNETNIAAIASGRLFVLPTDGKETITVEPARPAPLFCPPCGIRFSSASTLEAHRTFYCAHRPRLEEDTANEEDEEKSNKFEVRKAYACPHCSYSADKKVSLNRHMRMHAASPAPPTIPTAPTTATTPGSGAANASNGSLNEEAERYCRNCDIRFSSLKTYRAHKTHYCSTRHVVKDTPPTATVASSSVKASPPTSASPGESPPPQPCLALPTNPILIVPYSLFRGASVLAAPTLPAPDTACFLLPNGHLQPMTRGLATTAQNTVVEPSPVLRAANKPTTPASVVASSTSPSGSAPLDLSVRKSPAHQDEKENRVSPAPSSLPPPPGSPRSRGSGSPRARSIGSAPTATGTVAPPPPTELALRLAELPPPPVPGVLVKQGVSRCKECNIVFCRHENFVAHKKHYCQARETTVSNSPPPPGTPSPPLVQLICAACGIKFASMDNLVAHQAFYCPKRPEPQEHHSRCSKCKTIIEPGGTHTCSSGPTGGWRCPVCGAVSPTAGAAQRHMDAHQGVKAFRCTICRYKGNTLRGMRTHIKMHFEKRGTDLQEENYITCVLDDETVLPTPEPAPATTPEEIPGEVQVNGKTEVRKSPQPPPPPPPPPPTVTNKVKQEREDTPPPEESLDPNKSGPRYCRSCDISFNYLSTFIAHKKFYCSSHAGEASNNNNNNNNNNSSSHATTPPSNRTEASVL from the exons GGGAGGATGAGGAATGGAGCGACTCGGAGAAGACACCATCGGTGAGCAGCGGAGTGGAAGGCGGTGGATCGGCGGTTTCCAGCCCGATCGCGCCGGTCGTCGAGGAGGAATCGAGTTTACCGCCACCACCGAGACTGAATCCCCCTTCCTCGTCCGTTGCGATCGCGAATTCGGCCGCTGAGGATATCAGATTGAGGCTCAGCGTGCTCCCCGAAGACGCTCGGAAACGACTGGCTAGTCTTACCGAAGATATCGAg GTTGCAAGAAGCTTAAGAGATCGACATGTCACCCCGAGATCCAATCAGACGCGAGAATCGAGTCCGAAAGACACGGACGAAGAGTCCAATCTGGTCATGGTCAAAGAAGAGGACTGTCAACCGAGATCGTCGTCCTCTTCGTCGTCCTCGACAAGAAGACGGGAATCCATGTGCAGGCGAGACTCGGAGGACTCGTCGAGACGATCGAATACGGACGATCCACCGACCGAGAAAAAGTTGAAACTCGACGATGAAGCTGCACCAAGACTGAGACTCAATCCTAGTCTGGCGACGGATCCAGCTCTTCGGCCCGCCGCCGTAGTCGCGCTCACCGTCAAACCGGAAAATACCTCGCCACCGAATCCTGTGCCACCTCTTCCGGCTGGACTTCAAAAtg AAACTAACATTGCAGCAATCGCCTCAGGTCGTTTGTTCGTACTTCCAACCGATGGCAAGGAGACGATCACTGTGGAGCCAGCCAGGCCAGCACCTCTCTTCTGTCCTCCATGCGGCATCCGTTTTAGCTCAGCGAGCACCCTCGAAGCGCATCGCACTTTCTACTGCGCTCATCGTCCCCGACTCGAGGAGGACACCGCCAACGAAGAGGACGAGGAAAAGTCCAATAAATTCGAAGTGAGAAAAGCATATGCCTGCCCTCACTGCTCGTACAGCGCGGACAAGAAGGTCTCGTTGAACAGACACATGAGAATGCATGCTGCATCTCCTGCACCACCCACGATACCAACCGCTCCGACTACAGCTACTACTCCAGGAAGTGGCGCGGCAAATGCCTCGAACGGCTCGTTGAACGAAGAGGCGGAGAGATATTGCAGAAACTGCGATATTCGATTCAGCTCCCTGAAGACTTATAGAGCGCACAAGACGCATTATTGTAGTACTAGGCACGTGGTCAAAGATACGCCACCAACAGCTACGGTAGCTTCCTCGTCGGTAAAAGCTTCGCCACCGACGAGCGCTAGTCCCGGTGAATCGCCGCCTCCGCAACCTTGTCTGGCGCTACCTACAAATCCTATTTTGATTGTACCGTACTCTTTGTTCCGAGGTGCTAGTGTCTTGGCAGCACCCACTTTGCCCGCGCCTGATACTGCGTGCTTTCTTCTTCCAAATG GTCATCTTCAACCGATGACAAGAGGTCTGGCTACCACAGCGCAGAACACCGTGGTCGAACCTTCACCGGTTCTCCGAGCAGCGAACAAACCAACGACACCAGCGTCCGTCGTGGCATCGTCGACGTCGCCATCGGGTTCAGCGCCACTCGATTTGAGCGTTAGAAAGTCACCAGCTCATCAAGATGAAAAAGAGAACAGGGTATCGCCGGCGCCCTCTTCTCTACCTCCACCACCTGGTAGTCCTAGGTCAAGAGGAAGCGGAAGTCCTAGAGCAAGGTCCATTGGTTCTGCTCCTACGGCTACTGGAACCGTTGCACCTCCTCCGCCGACGGAACTCGCTCTCAGACTGGCTGAACTTCCACCACCCCCTGTTCCTGGGGTTCTTGTGAAGCAAGGTGTCTCGAG ATGCAAAGAATGTAATATCGTGTTCTGTCGGCATGAGAACTTCGTCGCACATAAAAAGCATTATTGTCAGGCAAGAGAGACAACGGTCAGCAATAGTCCTCCACCACCTGGAACACCCTCGCCTCCTTTAGTGCAATTAATCTGTGCCGCGTGTGGTATCAAGTTCGCATCTATGGATAATCTGGTAGCTCATCAAGCGTTTTACTGTCCCAAAAGGCCAGAACCTCAGGAACATCATTCGCGATGCTCCAAGTGCAAA ACTATAATTGAACCTGGAGGTACCCATACCTGTAGCAGCGGACCGACTGGAGGTTGGAGATGTCCCGTTTGTGGTGCGGTTAGTCCAACAGCCGGGGCAGCTCAGCGTCACATGGATGCTCATCAGGGTGTCAAGGCTTTCAGGTGTACGATCTGTCGTTACAAAGGAAACACGTTACGGGGAATGAGAACGCACATCAAAATGCACTTTGAGAAACGTGGAACCGATCTACAG gaagaaaattacataaCGTGCGTACTCGACGACGAAACGGTTCTGCCGACTCCAGAACCGGCTCCAGCTACGACTCCTGAAGAAATCCCTGGCGAGGTGCAAGTAAATGGGAAAACCGAAGTTCGGAAGAGTCCTCAACCACCTccaccgccaccgccgccaCCACCGACGGTAACCAACAAGGTGAAGCAAGAACGCGAGGACACTCCACCTCCCGAAGAAAGTTTGGATCCCAACAAAAGCGGTCCGCGTTACTGCAGGTCGTGCGACATCAGCTTCAATTACTTGAGCACGTTCATTGCTCACAAGAAGTTCTACTGCTCGAGTCATGCCGGCGAGGCGAGcaacaataataacaacaataataataataattcgagCAGTCACGCGACGACGCCTCCCAGCAACAGGACCGAGGCGTCGGTACTTTAA
- the Ush gene encoding zinc finger protein ush isoform X2, which produces MSILLWRQRRGSHLRAETTLSLTREDEEWSDSEKTPSVSSGVEGGGSAVSSPIAPVVEEESSLPPPPRLNPPSSSVAIANSAAEDIRLRLSVLPEDARKRLASLTEDIEVARSLRDRHVTPRSNQTRESSPKDTDEESNLVMVKEEDCQPRSSSSSSSSTRRRESMCRRDSEDSSRRSNTDDPPTEKKLKLDDEAAPRLRLNPSLATDPALRPAAVVALTVKPENTSPPNPVPPLPAGLQNAIASGRLFVLPTDGKETITVEPARPAPLFCPPCGIRFSSASTLEAHRTFYCAHRPRLEEDTANEEDEEKSNKFEVRKAYACPHCSYSADKKVSLNRHMRMHAASPAPPTIPTAPTTATTPGSGAANASNGSLNEEAERYCRNCDIRFSSLKTYRAHKTHYCSTRHVVKDTPPTATVASSSVKASPPTSASPGESPPPQPCLALPTNPILIVPYSLFRGASVLAAPTLPAPDTACFLLPNGHLQPMTRGLATTAQNTVVEPSPVLRAANKPTTPASVVASSTSPSGSAPLDLSVRKSPAHQDEKENRVSPAPSSLPPPPGSPRSRGSGSPRARSIGSAPTATGTVAPPPPTELALRLAELPPPPVPGVLVKQGVSRCKECNIVFCRHENFVAHKKHYCQARETTVSNSPPPPGTPSPPLVQLICAACGIKFASMDNLVAHQAFYCPKRPEPQEHHSRCSKCKTIIEPGGTHTCSSGPTGGWRCPVCGAVSPTAGAAQRHMDAHQGVKAFRCTICRYKGNTLRGMRTHIKMHFEKRGTDLQEENYITCVLDDETVLPTPEPAPATTPEEIPGEVQVNGKTEVRKSPQPPPPPPPPPPTVTNKVKQEREDTPPPEESLDPNKSGPRYCRSCDISFNYLSTFIAHKKFYCSSHAGEASNNNNNNNNNNSSSHATTPPSNRTEASVL; this is translated from the exons GGGAGGATGAGGAATGGAGCGACTCGGAGAAGACACCATCGGTGAGCAGCGGAGTGGAAGGCGGTGGATCGGCGGTTTCCAGCCCGATCGCGCCGGTCGTCGAGGAGGAATCGAGTTTACCGCCACCACCGAGACTGAATCCCCCTTCCTCGTCCGTTGCGATCGCGAATTCGGCCGCTGAGGATATCAGATTGAGGCTCAGCGTGCTCCCCGAAGACGCTCGGAAACGACTGGCTAGTCTTACCGAAGATATCGAg GTTGCAAGAAGCTTAAGAGATCGACATGTCACCCCGAGATCCAATCAGACGCGAGAATCGAGTCCGAAAGACACGGACGAAGAGTCCAATCTGGTCATGGTCAAAGAAGAGGACTGTCAACCGAGATCGTCGTCCTCTTCGTCGTCCTCGACAAGAAGACGGGAATCCATGTGCAGGCGAGACTCGGAGGACTCGTCGAGACGATCGAATACGGACGATCCACCGACCGAGAAAAAGTTGAAACTCGACGATGAAGCTGCACCAAGACTGAGACTCAATCCTAGTCTGGCGACGGATCCAGCTCTTCGGCCCGCCGCCGTAGTCGCGCTCACCGTCAAACCGGAAAATACCTCGCCACCGAATCCTGTGCCACCTCTTCCGGCTGGACTTCAAAAtg CAATCGCCTCAGGTCGTTTGTTCGTACTTCCAACCGATGGCAAGGAGACGATCACTGTGGAGCCAGCCAGGCCAGCACCTCTCTTCTGTCCTCCATGCGGCATCCGTTTTAGCTCAGCGAGCACCCTCGAAGCGCATCGCACTTTCTACTGCGCTCATCGTCCCCGACTCGAGGAGGACACCGCCAACGAAGAGGACGAGGAAAAGTCCAATAAATTCGAAGTGAGAAAAGCATATGCCTGCCCTCACTGCTCGTACAGCGCGGACAAGAAGGTCTCGTTGAACAGACACATGAGAATGCATGCTGCATCTCCTGCACCACCCACGATACCAACCGCTCCGACTACAGCTACTACTCCAGGAAGTGGCGCGGCAAATGCCTCGAACGGCTCGTTGAACGAAGAGGCGGAGAGATATTGCAGAAACTGCGATATTCGATTCAGCTCCCTGAAGACTTATAGAGCGCACAAGACGCATTATTGTAGTACTAGGCACGTGGTCAAAGATACGCCACCAACAGCTACGGTAGCTTCCTCGTCGGTAAAAGCTTCGCCACCGACGAGCGCTAGTCCCGGTGAATCGCCGCCTCCGCAACCTTGTCTGGCGCTACCTACAAATCCTATTTTGATTGTACCGTACTCTTTGTTCCGAGGTGCTAGTGTCTTGGCAGCACCCACTTTGCCCGCGCCTGATACTGCGTGCTTTCTTCTTCCAAATG GTCATCTTCAACCGATGACAAGAGGTCTGGCTACCACAGCGCAGAACACCGTGGTCGAACCTTCACCGGTTCTCCGAGCAGCGAACAAACCAACGACACCAGCGTCCGTCGTGGCATCGTCGACGTCGCCATCGGGTTCAGCGCCACTCGATTTGAGCGTTAGAAAGTCACCAGCTCATCAAGATGAAAAAGAGAACAGGGTATCGCCGGCGCCCTCTTCTCTACCTCCACCACCTGGTAGTCCTAGGTCAAGAGGAAGCGGAAGTCCTAGAGCAAGGTCCATTGGTTCTGCTCCTACGGCTACTGGAACCGTTGCACCTCCTCCGCCGACGGAACTCGCTCTCAGACTGGCTGAACTTCCACCACCCCCTGTTCCTGGGGTTCTTGTGAAGCAAGGTGTCTCGAG ATGCAAAGAATGTAATATCGTGTTCTGTCGGCATGAGAACTTCGTCGCACATAAAAAGCATTATTGTCAGGCAAGAGAGACAACGGTCAGCAATAGTCCTCCACCACCTGGAACACCCTCGCCTCCTTTAGTGCAATTAATCTGTGCCGCGTGTGGTATCAAGTTCGCATCTATGGATAATCTGGTAGCTCATCAAGCGTTTTACTGTCCCAAAAGGCCAGAACCTCAGGAACATCATTCGCGATGCTCCAAGTGCAAA ACTATAATTGAACCTGGAGGTACCCATACCTGTAGCAGCGGACCGACTGGAGGTTGGAGATGTCCCGTTTGTGGTGCGGTTAGTCCAACAGCCGGGGCAGCTCAGCGTCACATGGATGCTCATCAGGGTGTCAAGGCTTTCAGGTGTACGATCTGTCGTTACAAAGGAAACACGTTACGGGGAATGAGAACGCACATCAAAATGCACTTTGAGAAACGTGGAACCGATCTACAG gaagaaaattacataaCGTGCGTACTCGACGACGAAACGGTTCTGCCGACTCCAGAACCGGCTCCAGCTACGACTCCTGAAGAAATCCCTGGCGAGGTGCAAGTAAATGGGAAAACCGAAGTTCGGAAGAGTCCTCAACCACCTccaccgccaccgccgccaCCACCGACGGTAACCAACAAGGTGAAGCAAGAACGCGAGGACACTCCACCTCCCGAAGAAAGTTTGGATCCCAACAAAAGCGGTCCGCGTTACTGCAGGTCGTGCGACATCAGCTTCAATTACTTGAGCACGTTCATTGCTCACAAGAAGTTCTACTGCTCGAGTCATGCCGGCGAGGCGAGcaacaataataacaacaataataataataattcgagCAGTCACGCGACGACGCCTCCCAGCAACAGGACCGAGGCGTCGGTACTTTAA
- the Ush gene encoding zinc finger protein ush isoform X4 → MSRRKQSNPKPLKREDEEWSDSEKTPSVSSGVEGGGSAVSSPIAPVVEEESSLPPPPRLNPPSSSVAIANSAAEDIRLRLSVLPEDARKRLASLTEDIEVARSLRDRHVTPRSNQTRESSPKDTDEESNLVMVKEEDCQPRSSSSSSSSTRRRESMCRRDSEDSSRRSNTDDPPTEKKLKLDDEAAPRLRLNPSLATDPALRPAAVVALTVKPENTSPPNPVPPLPAGLQNETNIAAIASGRLFVLPTDGKETITVEPARPAPLFCPPCGIRFSSASTLEAHRTFYCAHRPRLEEDTANEEDEEKSNKFEVRKAYACPHCSYSADKKVSLNRHMRMHAASPAPPTIPTAPTTATTPGSGAANASNGSLNEEAERYCRNCDIRFSSLKTYRAHKTHYCSTRHVVKDTPPTATVASSSVKASPPTSASPGESPPPQPCLALPTNPILIVPYSLFRGASVLAAPTLPAPDTACFLLPNGHLQPMTRGLATTAQNTVVEPSPVLRAANKPTTPASVVASSTSPSGSAPLDLSVRKSPAHQDEKENRVSPAPSSLPPPPGSPRSRGSGSPRARSIGSAPTATGTVAPPPPTELALRLAELPPPPVPGVLVKQGVSRCKECNIVFCRHENFVAHKKHYCQARETTVSNSPPPPGTPSPPLVQLICAACGIKFASMDNLVAHQAFYCPKRPEPQEHHSRCSKCKTIIEPGGTHTCSSGPTGGWRCPVCGAVSPTAGAAQRHMDAHQGVKAFRCTICRYKGNTLRGMRTHIKMHFEKRGTDLQEENYITCVLDDETVLPTPEPAPATTPEEIPGEVQVNGKTEVRKSPQPPPPPPPPPPTVTNKVKQEREDTPPPEESLDPNKSGPRYCRSCDISFNYLSTFIAHKKFYCSSHAGEASNNNNNNNNNNSSSHATTPPSNRTEASVL, encoded by the exons GGGAGGATGAGGAATGGAGCGACTCGGAGAAGACACCATCGGTGAGCAGCGGAGTGGAAGGCGGTGGATCGGCGGTTTCCAGCCCGATCGCGCCGGTCGTCGAGGAGGAATCGAGTTTACCGCCACCACCGAGACTGAATCCCCCTTCCTCGTCCGTTGCGATCGCGAATTCGGCCGCTGAGGATATCAGATTGAGGCTCAGCGTGCTCCCCGAAGACGCTCGGAAACGACTGGCTAGTCTTACCGAAGATATCGAg GTTGCAAGAAGCTTAAGAGATCGACATGTCACCCCGAGATCCAATCAGACGCGAGAATCGAGTCCGAAAGACACGGACGAAGAGTCCAATCTGGTCATGGTCAAAGAAGAGGACTGTCAACCGAGATCGTCGTCCTCTTCGTCGTCCTCGACAAGAAGACGGGAATCCATGTGCAGGCGAGACTCGGAGGACTCGTCGAGACGATCGAATACGGACGATCCACCGACCGAGAAAAAGTTGAAACTCGACGATGAAGCTGCACCAAGACTGAGACTCAATCCTAGTCTGGCGACGGATCCAGCTCTTCGGCCCGCCGCCGTAGTCGCGCTCACCGTCAAACCGGAAAATACCTCGCCACCGAATCCTGTGCCACCTCTTCCGGCTGGACTTCAAAAtg AAACTAACATTGCAGCAATCGCCTCAGGTCGTTTGTTCGTACTTCCAACCGATGGCAAGGAGACGATCACTGTGGAGCCAGCCAGGCCAGCACCTCTCTTCTGTCCTCCATGCGGCATCCGTTTTAGCTCAGCGAGCACCCTCGAAGCGCATCGCACTTTCTACTGCGCTCATCGTCCCCGACTCGAGGAGGACACCGCCAACGAAGAGGACGAGGAAAAGTCCAATAAATTCGAAGTGAGAAAAGCATATGCCTGCCCTCACTGCTCGTACAGCGCGGACAAGAAGGTCTCGTTGAACAGACACATGAGAATGCATGCTGCATCTCCTGCACCACCCACGATACCAACCGCTCCGACTACAGCTACTACTCCAGGAAGTGGCGCGGCAAATGCCTCGAACGGCTCGTTGAACGAAGAGGCGGAGAGATATTGCAGAAACTGCGATATTCGATTCAGCTCCCTGAAGACTTATAGAGCGCACAAGACGCATTATTGTAGTACTAGGCACGTGGTCAAAGATACGCCACCAACAGCTACGGTAGCTTCCTCGTCGGTAAAAGCTTCGCCACCGACGAGCGCTAGTCCCGGTGAATCGCCGCCTCCGCAACCTTGTCTGGCGCTACCTACAAATCCTATTTTGATTGTACCGTACTCTTTGTTCCGAGGTGCTAGTGTCTTGGCAGCACCCACTTTGCCCGCGCCTGATACTGCGTGCTTTCTTCTTCCAAATG GTCATCTTCAACCGATGACAAGAGGTCTGGCTACCACAGCGCAGAACACCGTGGTCGAACCTTCACCGGTTCTCCGAGCAGCGAACAAACCAACGACACCAGCGTCCGTCGTGGCATCGTCGACGTCGCCATCGGGTTCAGCGCCACTCGATTTGAGCGTTAGAAAGTCACCAGCTCATCAAGATGAAAAAGAGAACAGGGTATCGCCGGCGCCCTCTTCTCTACCTCCACCACCTGGTAGTCCTAGGTCAAGAGGAAGCGGAAGTCCTAGAGCAAGGTCCATTGGTTCTGCTCCTACGGCTACTGGAACCGTTGCACCTCCTCCGCCGACGGAACTCGCTCTCAGACTGGCTGAACTTCCACCACCCCCTGTTCCTGGGGTTCTTGTGAAGCAAGGTGTCTCGAG ATGCAAAGAATGTAATATCGTGTTCTGTCGGCATGAGAACTTCGTCGCACATAAAAAGCATTATTGTCAGGCAAGAGAGACAACGGTCAGCAATAGTCCTCCACCACCTGGAACACCCTCGCCTCCTTTAGTGCAATTAATCTGTGCCGCGTGTGGTATCAAGTTCGCATCTATGGATAATCTGGTAGCTCATCAAGCGTTTTACTGTCCCAAAAGGCCAGAACCTCAGGAACATCATTCGCGATGCTCCAAGTGCAAA ACTATAATTGAACCTGGAGGTACCCATACCTGTAGCAGCGGACCGACTGGAGGTTGGAGATGTCCCGTTTGTGGTGCGGTTAGTCCAACAGCCGGGGCAGCTCAGCGTCACATGGATGCTCATCAGGGTGTCAAGGCTTTCAGGTGTACGATCTGTCGTTACAAAGGAAACACGTTACGGGGAATGAGAACGCACATCAAAATGCACTTTGAGAAACGTGGAACCGATCTACAG gaagaaaattacataaCGTGCGTACTCGACGACGAAACGGTTCTGCCGACTCCAGAACCGGCTCCAGCTACGACTCCTGAAGAAATCCCTGGCGAGGTGCAAGTAAATGGGAAAACCGAAGTTCGGAAGAGTCCTCAACCACCTccaccgccaccgccgccaCCACCGACGGTAACCAACAAGGTGAAGCAAGAACGCGAGGACACTCCACCTCCCGAAGAAAGTTTGGATCCCAACAAAAGCGGTCCGCGTTACTGCAGGTCGTGCGACATCAGCTTCAATTACTTGAGCACGTTCATTGCTCACAAGAAGTTCTACTGCTCGAGTCATGCCGGCGAGGCGAGcaacaataataacaacaataataataataattcgagCAGTCACGCGACGACGCCTCCCAGCAACAGGACCGAGGCGTCGGTACTTTAA
- the Ush gene encoding zinc finger protein ush isoform X3, translated as MSILLWRQRRGSHLRAETTLSLTREDEEWSDSEKTPSVSSGVEGGGSAVSSPIAPVVEEESSLPPPPRLNPPSSSVAIANSAAEDIRLRLSVLPEDARKRLASLTEDIEVARSLRDRHVTPRSNQTRESSPKDTDEESNLVMVKEEDCQPRSSSSSSSSTRRRESMCRRDSEDSSRRSNTDDPPTEKKLKLDDEAAPRLRLNPSLATDPALRPAAVVALTVKPENTSPPNPVPPLPAGLQNGRLFVLPTDGKETITVEPARPAPLFCPPCGIRFSSASTLEAHRTFYCAHRPRLEEDTANEEDEEKSNKFEVRKAYACPHCSYSADKKVSLNRHMRMHAASPAPPTIPTAPTTATTPGSGAANASNGSLNEEAERYCRNCDIRFSSLKTYRAHKTHYCSTRHVVKDTPPTATVASSSVKASPPTSASPGESPPPQPCLALPTNPILIVPYSLFRGASVLAAPTLPAPDTACFLLPNGHLQPMTRGLATTAQNTVVEPSPVLRAANKPTTPASVVASSTSPSGSAPLDLSVRKSPAHQDEKENRVSPAPSSLPPPPGSPRSRGSGSPRARSIGSAPTATGTVAPPPPTELALRLAELPPPPVPGVLVKQGVSRCKECNIVFCRHENFVAHKKHYCQARETTVSNSPPPPGTPSPPLVQLICAACGIKFASMDNLVAHQAFYCPKRPEPQEHHSRCSKCKTIIEPGGTHTCSSGPTGGWRCPVCGAVSPTAGAAQRHMDAHQGVKAFRCTICRYKGNTLRGMRTHIKMHFEKRGTDLQEENYITCVLDDETVLPTPEPAPATTPEEIPGEVQVNGKTEVRKSPQPPPPPPPPPPTVTNKVKQEREDTPPPEESLDPNKSGPRYCRSCDISFNYLSTFIAHKKFYCSSHAGEASNNNNNNNNNNSSSHATTPPSNRTEASVL; from the exons GGGAGGATGAGGAATGGAGCGACTCGGAGAAGACACCATCGGTGAGCAGCGGAGTGGAAGGCGGTGGATCGGCGGTTTCCAGCCCGATCGCGCCGGTCGTCGAGGAGGAATCGAGTTTACCGCCACCACCGAGACTGAATCCCCCTTCCTCGTCCGTTGCGATCGCGAATTCGGCCGCTGAGGATATCAGATTGAGGCTCAGCGTGCTCCCCGAAGACGCTCGGAAACGACTGGCTAGTCTTACCGAAGATATCGAg GTTGCAAGAAGCTTAAGAGATCGACATGTCACCCCGAGATCCAATCAGACGCGAGAATCGAGTCCGAAAGACACGGACGAAGAGTCCAATCTGGTCATGGTCAAAGAAGAGGACTGTCAACCGAGATCGTCGTCCTCTTCGTCGTCCTCGACAAGAAGACGGGAATCCATGTGCAGGCGAGACTCGGAGGACTCGTCGAGACGATCGAATACGGACGATCCACCGACCGAGAAAAAGTTGAAACTCGACGATGAAGCTGCACCAAGACTGAGACTCAATCCTAGTCTGGCGACGGATCCAGCTCTTCGGCCCGCCGCCGTAGTCGCGCTCACCGTCAAACCGGAAAATACCTCGCCACCGAATCCTGTGCCACCTCTTCCGGCTGGACTTCAAAAtg GTCGTTTGTTCGTACTTCCAACCGATGGCAAGGAGACGATCACTGTGGAGCCAGCCAGGCCAGCACCTCTCTTCTGTCCTCCATGCGGCATCCGTTTTAGCTCAGCGAGCACCCTCGAAGCGCATCGCACTTTCTACTGCGCTCATCGTCCCCGACTCGAGGAGGACACCGCCAACGAAGAGGACGAGGAAAAGTCCAATAAATTCGAAGTGAGAAAAGCATATGCCTGCCCTCACTGCTCGTACAGCGCGGACAAGAAGGTCTCGTTGAACAGACACATGAGAATGCATGCTGCATCTCCTGCACCACCCACGATACCAACCGCTCCGACTACAGCTACTACTCCAGGAAGTGGCGCGGCAAATGCCTCGAACGGCTCGTTGAACGAAGAGGCGGAGAGATATTGCAGAAACTGCGATATTCGATTCAGCTCCCTGAAGACTTATAGAGCGCACAAGACGCATTATTGTAGTACTAGGCACGTGGTCAAAGATACGCCACCAACAGCTACGGTAGCTTCCTCGTCGGTAAAAGCTTCGCCACCGACGAGCGCTAGTCCCGGTGAATCGCCGCCTCCGCAACCTTGTCTGGCGCTACCTACAAATCCTATTTTGATTGTACCGTACTCTTTGTTCCGAGGTGCTAGTGTCTTGGCAGCACCCACTTTGCCCGCGCCTGATACTGCGTGCTTTCTTCTTCCAAATG GTCATCTTCAACCGATGACAAGAGGTCTGGCTACCACAGCGCAGAACACCGTGGTCGAACCTTCACCGGTTCTCCGAGCAGCGAACAAACCAACGACACCAGCGTCCGTCGTGGCATCGTCGACGTCGCCATCGGGTTCAGCGCCACTCGATTTGAGCGTTAGAAAGTCACCAGCTCATCAAGATGAAAAAGAGAACAGGGTATCGCCGGCGCCCTCTTCTCTACCTCCACCACCTGGTAGTCCTAGGTCAAGAGGAAGCGGAAGTCCTAGAGCAAGGTCCATTGGTTCTGCTCCTACGGCTACTGGAACCGTTGCACCTCCTCCGCCGACGGAACTCGCTCTCAGACTGGCTGAACTTCCACCACCCCCTGTTCCTGGGGTTCTTGTGAAGCAAGGTGTCTCGAG ATGCAAAGAATGTAATATCGTGTTCTGTCGGCATGAGAACTTCGTCGCACATAAAAAGCATTATTGTCAGGCAAGAGAGACAACGGTCAGCAATAGTCCTCCACCACCTGGAACACCCTCGCCTCCTTTAGTGCAATTAATCTGTGCCGCGTGTGGTATCAAGTTCGCATCTATGGATAATCTGGTAGCTCATCAAGCGTTTTACTGTCCCAAAAGGCCAGAACCTCAGGAACATCATTCGCGATGCTCCAAGTGCAAA ACTATAATTGAACCTGGAGGTACCCATACCTGTAGCAGCGGACCGACTGGAGGTTGGAGATGTCCCGTTTGTGGTGCGGTTAGTCCAACAGCCGGGGCAGCTCAGCGTCACATGGATGCTCATCAGGGTGTCAAGGCTTTCAGGTGTACGATCTGTCGTTACAAAGGAAACACGTTACGGGGAATGAGAACGCACATCAAAATGCACTTTGAGAAACGTGGAACCGATCTACAG gaagaaaattacataaCGTGCGTACTCGACGACGAAACGGTTCTGCCGACTCCAGAACCGGCTCCAGCTACGACTCCTGAAGAAATCCCTGGCGAGGTGCAAGTAAATGGGAAAACCGAAGTTCGGAAGAGTCCTCAACCACCTccaccgccaccgccgccaCCACCGACGGTAACCAACAAGGTGAAGCAAGAACGCGAGGACACTCCACCTCCCGAAGAAAGTTTGGATCCCAACAAAAGCGGTCCGCGTTACTGCAGGTCGTGCGACATCAGCTTCAATTACTTGAGCACGTTCATTGCTCACAAGAAGTTCTACTGCTCGAGTCATGCCGGCGAGGCGAGcaacaataataacaacaataataataataattcgagCAGTCACGCGACGACGCCTCCCAGCAACAGGACCGAGGCGTCGGTACTTTAA